In the genome of Cercospora beticola chromosome 2, complete sequence, one region contains:
- a CDS encoding uncharacterized protein (BUSCO:EOG09261DRB) — protein sequence MAAAKRKAGEAFGKNKTQDLRNPETQVSAFAAARAISSPADWRESASSTCKPEDEHASGAIEELSAHETTGSTQIAVDDPVVSMECERGDAAKINVTLSTIKQNAIDFPNDDAMVISMRPEESVTILGDFNLQVLNGVVSIYGSMIHANRGVQRVYAPAVSPLPAITARKPETSIRITSVSSGLASIEPLSPMFRNICSSVEGDSRSFCVLPNSRDVSMGRAITPLDIDDGTRKVISQLNARLDAGGQAPRIMAIGGKSSGKSTFNRILCNTVTSRADRSSCAYIDLDPGQPEFGPPGQLSLIEVTAPILGPSFTHQASTRNSSYRLIRSHTIASTTFKDDPDHYLACAFDLLSYAPKNIPIIINSCGWVNGLGASTIVSLASKLSISDLVSLDSIETEVLSEAAAVVGNVPLRISRRQRQQALRTPAELRAMQTMAYFHQKSSLSSVKWITKPINEVRPWIVSYSTEGSGIAAVLNYGQAPHPDFLGEVLDGSIVAITVIDDQALDQEAIHRTATEHIPYLPPSPTGHTPPLDPRRSHCIGLGLIRGIDTESKTLQLVTPVASGEIEALADKQVVLIRGGFDPPEWAYLEDWYAAGGAVDTEERPWVSFQEQVGIEGSIWRMRHPPMAKDVR from the exons ATGGCCGCCGCCAAACGGAAAGCAGGAGAAGCCTTTGGCAAGAACAAGACGCAAGATCTGAGGAATCCGGAGACTCAAGTGAGCGCATTCGCAGCTGCCCGCGCGATCAGTTCTCCGGCTGATTGGCGAGAatcagcttcttcgacatgTAAACCAGAAGATGAACATGCCTCTGGCGCTATTGAGGAGCTGAGCGCGCACGAGACGACCGGAAGCACTCAAATCGCAGTTGACGATCCGGTGGTGAGCATGGAATGCGAGCGCGGCGATGCAGCGAAAATCAACGTCACTCTCTCGACCATCAAGCAGAACGCTATCGACTTTCCCAATGACGATGCCATGGTGATTTCAATGCGACCGGAAGAAAGCGTCACTATTCTGGGTGATTTTAACTTACAAGTACTAAATGGCGTTGTCTCCATATATGGGTCCATGATCCATGCCAACCGGGGTGTACAAAGAGTGTACGCACCAGCAGTATCTCCACTGCCTGCTATTACAGCTCGCAAGCCGGAAACGTCAATTCGAATCACATCTGTATCTTCTGGGTTGGCGAGTATCGAGCCACTGTCTCCGATGTTTCGCAATATTTGCTCGTCAGTCGAGGGCGACTCTCGTTCGTTCTGTGTCCTACCTAATTCCAGAGATGTCTCAATGGGAAGGGCAATAACACCTCTCGACATCGATGACGGCACTAGGAAAGTGATCTCTCAACTCAATGCTCGGCTGGATGCAGGCGGCCAGGCGCCTCGAATTATGGCAATCGGTGGCAAGTCTTCTGGGAAGTCGACTTTCAATCGTATTCTCTGCAATACTGTCACCAGTCGAGCCGACAGGAGCAGCTGCGCCTACATTGATCTCGATCCTGGCCAACCAGAGTTCGGACCACCTGGTCAGCTCTCATTAATCGAAGTCACTGCGCCAATCTTGGGCCCGTCGTTTACTCATCAAGCATCGACGCGAAACTCGAGTTATCGCCTCATACGATCCCACACGATCGCTTCAACAACATTCAAGGACGATCCAGACCACTATCTGGCATGTGCTTTCGACCTATTGAGCTACGCACCCAAGAACATACCTATAATTATCAACTCATGTGGTTGGGTGAATGGGCTAGGAGCGAGCACGATAGTCTCACTGGCATCGAAGCTATCCATATCAGATCTGGTGAGCCTAGACTCAATTGAGACAGAGGTGCTCAGCGAAGCTGCCGCGGTGGTAGGCAATGTGCCGCTCCGCATTTCTAGgaggcagcgacagcagGCATTACGGACACCTGCGGAGCTCCGCGCCATGCAAACGATGGCATACTTCCACCAGAAGTCTTCCCTGAGCTCCGTCAAATGGATTACGAAGCCTATAAATGAAGTTCGGCCCTGGATCGTCTCGTACTCCACGGAGGGCTCAGGAATCGCAGCG GTTCTCAACTACGGCCAAGCCCCACATCCGGATTTCCTGGGTGAAGTCCTTGATGGCTCCATAGTAGCCATCACAGTGATCGATGACCAGGCCCTCGACCAAGAAGCGATTCATCGCACAGCCACAGAACATATTCCCTACCTACCACCAAGTCCGACAGGTCACACTCCTCCTCTCGATCCTCGGCGCAGTCATTGCATTGGTCTTGGGCTGATACGCGGCATCGACACAGAAAGCAAGACTTTGCAGCTAGTCACGCCCGTTGCCTCGGGTGAAATCGAAGCGTTGGCGGACAAGCAAGTAGTGCTCATACGCGGCGGATTTGATCCACCAGAATGGGCTTACTTGGAGGACTGGTATGCGGCAGGAGGAGCTGTAGATACAGAGGAACGGCCATGGGTCAGCTTTCAAGAGCAAGTGGGTATAGAAGGCTCGATCTGGCGTATGCGACATCCTCCTATGGCAAAGGATGTACGGTAA